One stretch of Syntrophales bacterium DNA includes these proteins:
- the rfbB gene encoding dTDP-glucose 4,6-dehydratase has protein sequence MGIKNLMVTGGCGFIGSNFIRYLLEIPDFTGRIINVDKLTYAGNIENLSGIGERYTDRYLFQRADICDFDLMRDIFLRYHVDAVCHFAAESHVDRSIKRPESFIQTNVIGTFNLLEIARNHAENFVLFHHISTDEVYGSLGPEGYFTEESPYRPNSPYSASKAASDHLVRAYHETYGLPTTISNCSNNYGPYQFPEKLIPLMIINAVEGKPLPLYGDGKNVRDWLYVRDHCEAIWAVMQSGRRGETYNIGGNSEMENIVIVEMICDILDEILPPPDGHSRRELITFVKDRPGHDRRYAIDFTRLRQELNWAPRESFASGLRKTISWYLNNRQWINHVQSGAYQAWIAEQYGENV, from the coding sequence ATGGGAATAAAGAATTTAATGGTCACCGGTGGATGCGGCTTTATCGGCAGTAACTTCATCCGTTACCTGCTGGAAATACCGGACTTTACCGGGAGGATTATCAATGTGGATAAGCTGACCTATGCAGGAAATATCGAAAACTTAAGCGGTATCGGTGAGAGGTACACGGACAGATACCTCTTTCAAAGGGCGGACATCTGTGATTTTGATCTGATGAGAGATATTTTCTTGCGTTACCACGTTGATGCCGTCTGCCATTTTGCCGCTGAATCACACGTTGACAGATCTATCAAACGGCCGGAGAGTTTCATCCAAACCAATGTTATCGGCACCTTCAACCTCCTCGAAATAGCAAGGAACCATGCGGAGAACTTTGTCCTCTTTCACCATATAAGCACTGACGAGGTATACGGCAGCCTTGGGCCGGAGGGATACTTTACCGAGGAAAGCCCCTACCGGCCTAACAGTCCCTACTCCGCCTCCAAGGCCGCTTCAGACCACCTTGTCCGGGCGTACCATGAAACCTACGGCCTGCCAACCACCATTTCCAACTGTTCCAATAACTACGGCCCCTATCAGTTTCCCGAGAAACTGATCCCCCTGATGATCATCAATGCCGTGGAGGGAAAGCCCCTTCCCCTTTATGGAGACGGGAAAAATGTGAGGGACTGGCTCTACGTCAGAGACCACTGTGAGGCCATCTGGGCTGTCATGCAATCGGGAAGGAGGGGAGAAACATATAATATCGGCGGCAACTCAGAGATGGAAAACATCGTCATTGTAGAAATGATCTGTGATATCCTCGACGAGATACTTCCCCCACCCGATGGGCATTCCCGGAGGGAGCTGATCACCTTTGTTAAGGACAGACCGGGACACGACCGCAGGTACGCCATTGATTTTACCAGATTGCGTCAGGAACTGAACTGGGCCCCGCGAGAATCTTTCGCCTCCGGCCTGAGAAAAACCATTTCCTGGTATCTCAATAACAGACAATGGATTAACCATGTGCAAAGTGGAGCCTATCAGGCATGGATCGCCGAACAATACGGCGAGAATGTA